One Neoarius graeffei isolate fNeoGra1 chromosome 9, fNeoGra1.pri, whole genome shotgun sequence genomic window, gatttgggggAAAAggagcaatggaggatgcttggactgataaaagaaacagactctctgttgcaatggtgaaggctgagcttcaagtcaggctaaactttcagttgtcctgtactgagttcaagacattcattgaaaatcagccaggactcatagcagcagcaaagaaaaacaccaaatataaatggaagattaggtaaggttttggtgaattaaatgaaatccaaatagtcttatctgcctactcctgtatgtactctatgtgcccagttatattgtcctcctatgtatttgtttagccaagagcagcagaggcacaggcaagcacaagcaaagcacacaccacacactaagcaatcaggtaagctgtttgacactacaccttacattcaggtattctcagatacaataaaaaaataattatttttattccacataagcaaacaaacagaacttaattatgtattccccttttacccgtgcccactactgcccccaggtgtccacaaccaaaaactgttggaaataaaccaaaataatgaagacctgctatattatgtaaagcaattaactaaacaaataactagcaaaagtgtcatttttactaattagagcaatacaatttcagcgtagaagggcagtttttgtcttgatttagatatgtgaagggcgccgttgcttacaagcaaaaaggtcgattggatggtcgaaatgtccaggatttttgtcagacacaggtggcaaccctagttgcatccttggtgagcgcagtgaggtatgttttgtttgaagtttttgtaactttgtatcaagtgttggaaccaaatgtgaatgcctttgttttaatattgatgtctCAATTAAGAAATGTTGTACCTGTGAGAACGGTATGGTGATTTGCTGTTTGTTTGCTGTTCTGTATACCATGATATAGTTTTCACGGTGCTATGGGTGATGTTGGACTGACTTTGctgcaagtaaaataaaatacaccttgagcatcagtcgagactctctttgggatccaagggttgctacagtcggtaatatgcatattgcaatttcgttcaattcagtcgcattttaccagagttatggcatagttgccaacgggggatattatgctctcagagcactcttgtttacaacgcgttccaaattattatgcaaatgataTTTTTCTCTGATTTTCCTAAATGGTCAATGCAAATGATAGTCAGTATAATTTAAGCCATCAACCATTAAAGTATAAATTGAATTTTATTAAACAAACCTCCCAATGATAAcagtatttttttcaaaaataaaaaaaactctaaatgcactgttccaaattattatgcacaaCAGAGTTTCAAAACATTTTATAAGCTGTAAAGAACTGAAAATGGTCATTTGTTGAATTTGCAGCATTAGGAGGTCATATTTACTGAAATCAAAAGCTATTTCAATCAAAAACATCTTAACAGGCCAAGTTGCACGTTAACATAGGGCCCCTTCTTTGAGATCACCTTCACAATTCTTGCATCCATTGAACTTGAGTTTTTGGAGAGTTTCTgcttgaatttctttgcaggatgTCAGAATAGCCTCCCACAGCTGCTGTTTTGATGTGAACTGCCTCCCACCCTCATAGATCTTTTGCTTGAGGATACTCCAAAGGTTCTCAATAGGGTTGATGTCAGGGGAGGATAGGGGCCACACCATGAGTTTCTCTCCTTTTATGCCCATAGCAGCCAATGAGACAGAGGTATCCTTTGCAGCATGAGATGGTGCATTGTCCTGAATGAAGATGATTTTGCTGCGGAAGGCACGGTTCTTCTTTTTGTACCATGGGAGAAAGTGGTCAGTCATAAACTCTATATACTTTGCCGAGGTCATTTTCACACCTTCAGGGACCCTAAAGGGGCCTACCAGCTCTCTCCCCATGATTCCGGCCCAAAACATTAGTCCGCCACCTCCTTGCTGACGTCGCAGCCTTGTTGGGGCATGGTGGCCATCCACTACGCCATCCATCTGGACCATCTATGGTTGCACGGCACTCGTCAGTAAACAAGACTGTTTGTTTGAAAATTAGTCTTCATGTATTTCTGGGCCCACTGCAACCGTTTCTGCTTGTGAGCATTGGTTAGGGGTGGCCGAATAGTAGATTTATGCACAACTGCAAGCCTCTGGAGGATCCTACTCCTTGAGGCTTGCAGGACCCCAGAGGCaccagcagcttcaaatacctgttTTGCTGCTTTGTAATGGCATTTTAGCAGCTGCTCTCTTAATTAAATGAATTTGTCTGGCAGAAACCTTCCTCATTATGCCTTTatctgtacaaacctgtctgtgcTCTGAATCAGCCGCAAATCTCTTCACAGTACGATGATCACGCTTAAGTTTTCATGAAATATGTAATGTTTTCATACCTTGTCCAAGGCATTGCACTATTTGCCACTTTTTGGCAGCAGAAAGATCCTTTTTCTTTCCCGTATTGCTTGAAACCTGTGGCCTGCTTAATAATGTGGAACGTCCTTCTTAAGCAGTTTTCCTTTAATTGGGCTCACCTAGCAAACTAATTATCACAGGTGTCTGAGATTGATTTCAGTGATCCAAGGAGCCCTGAGACACAATACCATTTATGAgtttaattgaaaaacaaaaaattaaaTCTTTGACACTTAAATccaatttgcataataatttggaatgcgGTGTATATAGCCATGGACAGTAATCCAGGTATACAATTTAAATTTAAAATCATATCGGAGAACTTCTATGTGTTTGGTTCAACCATAGAGAAGGTACTTAATGTCTTTCAACAGTTCACAGGCTCTTCATGTTCTGATCCTGTTCTTCACCCAAGTCTGACTTTTGCCTAAGCCCTTTCTACATTAGCCAGCTTGCCCATATTTTGAGCTCTGgtttgagtttcccaaaagcatcgtagcataaagatcatcgttaaatggtagcacaAATAGCACAataagaacactttttttttccctctctctctcctcgttaAGACATTCTGCTGCACACATCCGCTTTCATAATATTTACACAACTATACTTTTAAAAAGTGACAGTTAAAACTTCTGCCCCTAAAAGTACTTTCTCTTCTCTACAGAGATGTTTCTATATATCTTTGGGTTGCTGGTCTTATTCTATGCCTACCAGTGGTTTAGAGAGCTGAAGCAAGTTACAAACAAATCGGAGAAATATGTGTACATCACGGGGTGTGACACGGGCTTTGGCAACCTTCTGGCTAAATATCTGGACAAAGACGGTTTCCATGTAATTGCTGGCTGCTACACAGAGAAAGGAGAGGTTGAGCTGAAGAAGGCCTGCTCAGCCAGACTCTCTACTGTTCAACTGGATGTTACTGATAATAACAGCATCAACAAGGCTGCAGACATCATTAAAACCCTGGTGGGAAACAAAGGTAAGGGATTAAAACTGTGTTTTATTTCCTTACTACAAAGGAACCTGACTGTTTTATGATTTAAACTACCAACAGGTACAAACCAAACTTTGTCTCCTTCTTGGCTTGTAAATAAATAATCTAGTGACCTGTGTCTTCTGACTAATGAGACTGAGTTTCCATAAATATTTAAACAATTCAACTGCCAGATCTTGAAATGTGTCGCACTAGTCTTGTTTAATCAGATAGTATCTTTTCGATTAGGGAAAATTTCATCTATAGCACATCTTCTGACCTATTCATTTGTACAATGTTTCACTCAGCAAATACAACATAATGCctcttgtttgtgtttgtttttatatgtACATGTGATATTTAGGTCTCTGGGCTGTTGTAAACAATGCAGGAATATCTCAGCCATCAGGGCCCGTTGACTGGATGGTTATTGATGACTTTAAGAACATGATCAGTGTTAACCTATTAGGTTTCATTGCTGTGACTTTGAGTGTGCTACCCTTCATTAAGAAGGCTAAGGGCTGCATTGTCAATATCTCCAGTGTGTGTGGAAGAATATGTTTACAAACAGCACCATACTGTGTCACAAAATACGGAGTAGAAGCATTCAATGACTGCCTGAGGTGAGTCATCATCTGATATGTCAAAGCACTTTGACGTGCAGAGCTCCGCTATGATTATTTTAACCCATAATGTCATATTTCTGTGTAATATTGAGGTCAAATAGCATTCCAGTGATTTTATGTAAAGttacacgatttttttttttttttgttaaatatttTTGTTGTTACAACAAATTGTTGAACAGTGATGCTAGACTTAATTCAGTTTGTTGCATGGATATATCacaagggtcattccatgtcaactcAACCAGAGCCTCCCACCTCAAATTTTTGATTTTGCTTAAATTTTGCAGACTGCAAGTACGTAGCATGCCTTGGTAGTACCAAGGCCAAGTATTTAAGCTTAATTATTGCTAACTGTTGAGATTCAGCCTTGTTTTTGAAATAGGGGTAATTTCCTCCTTGAATGCTGCAACTTTGTGCATCTAGAAAAAATACTTGCAGAAGTGTTAGGTCGATGACATGGATTTTATTATCAGAAAAGTTGGTCCTCTCCTGATTTTAATCATCATTGTCTACATATTTTGTCTAGTTTAGCCCTCAGGTGGTATAGAAAAAGCAAAAATCACCTAAACGAAAATTCACTAGTGTATTTTTACAATTTTGATTTCTTCATTACTCTTAGCTTAGTGACGATAGAGACCTAAAATTTTTAATGTACACTGTCAGTAAACTTCTTAAGCATATTAAACAAGCTCGAGGCCCCAGTGGCTATATTCACTGACTTATTAACCCCTGAAGCTGGACCCAGAATGAAAAGGGTTATTTTTGTCATAATTGGATACATACTTTTCTCAAAAGGGACACGTTATAACAATTTCAGTTTTTTTTGTGCTTGAAAATATGTGCCTTGGTAATAATATGTGAAAAAATGGAAGATGTAATACTCTCCCTTTTGAAGTTACAACAAGACAATTGGACCCGGGGTCTGACATTAACCAACTGCTAGAAATCCTCTGAAAAAGGGAACACTATTTTGTTTAACACAATAATGTTTATCAACTAACAGTTTAGCCATACTTCAAGTCAGACATATCTAGCTATCAAAGATAAATTCAGTCAttgatcatctcattatctctagccgctttatcctgttctacagggtcgcaggcaaggctggagcctatcccagctgactacgggcgaaaggcggggtacaccctggacaagtcgccaggtcatcacaggactgacacatagacacagacaaccattcacactcacattcacacctacggtcaatttagagtcaccagttaacctaacctgcatgtctttggactgtgggggaaaccggagcacccggaggaaacccacgcggacacggggagaacatgcaaactccgcacagaaaggccctcgccggccccggggctcgaacccggaccttcttgctgtgaggcgacagcgctaaccactacaccaccgtgccgccccaatcatTGATCAACATGTATTAATTATCACAGCAAAATATGATAATTTCCAAAAAACTCTAGGTAATGTTCAAAACAAGTCACATTATATATTATTAATGACAATCTATACACTGGTAGTGTTTCTAAGAGTTCATCCgtgaacaacttaaaactgtcTCTGATTTTGTCAATGTCCATCTGTTGGAACTTGTACTGTCTACCTGTAGTTGTACTGGGAAGTGGCAGCGAGCACAACACATAGCCCACAGGAACCCAGCACTCGTCCTTCTGCCTGGACCATTTGTACATGCAAGGATTCTGTGTTTGCCTCATGAAAGTGATGAGTAGATCATCCTTGTCTTCGTCTACCCCAGCACACTTCCTATATACCAGACCTGGTCATAGACAGCTGCCACATATGCACTAggctagtacaaccccgattccaaaaaagttgggacaaagtacaaattgtaaataaaaacagaatgcaataacttacaaatctcaaaaactgatattgtatccacaatagaacatagacaacatatcaaatgtcgaaagtgagacattttgaaatttcataccaaatattggctcatttgaaatttcatgacagcaacacatctcaaaaaagttgggacaggggcaataagaggctggaaaagttaaaggtacaaaaaaggaacagctggaggaccaaactgcaactcattaggtcaattccaataggtcattaacatgactgggtataaaaagagcatcttggagtggcagcggctctcagaagtaaagatgggaagaggatcaccattccccctaattctgcgccgacaaatagtggagcaatatcagaaaggagttcgacagtgtaaaattgcaaagagtttgaacagatcatcatctacagtgcataatatcatcaaaagattcagagaatctggaagaatctctgtgcgtaagggtcaaggccggaaaaccatactgggtgcccgtgatcttcgggcccttagacggcactgcatcacatacaggcatgcttctgtattggaaatcacaaaatgggctcaggaatatttccagagaacattatctgtgaacacaattcaccgtgccatccgccgttgccagctaaaactctatagttcaaagaagaagccgtatctaaacgtgatccagaagcgcagatgtcttctctgagccaaggctcatttaaaatggactgtggcaaagtggaaaactgttctgtggtcagacaaatcaaaatttgaagttctttatggaaatcagggacgccgtgtcatttggactaaagaggagaaggacgacccaagttgttatcagcgctcagttcagaagcctgcatctctgatggtatggggttgcattagtgcatgtggcatgggcagcttacacatctggaaagacaccatcaatgctgaaaggtatatccaggttctagagcaacatatgctcccatccagacgacgtctctttcagggaaggccttgcattttccaacatgacaatgccaaaccacatactgcatcaattacagcatcatggctgcgtagaagaaggatccgggtactgaactggccagcctgcagtccagatctttcacccatagaaaacatttggcgcatcataaaacggaagatacgacaaaaaagacctaagacagttgagcaactagaatcctacattagacaagaatgggttaacattcctatccctaaacttgagcaacttgtctcctcagtccccagacgtttacagactgttgtaaagagaaaaggggatgtctcacagtggtaaacatggcctcgtcccaacttttttgagatgtgttgttgtcatgaaatttaaaatcacctaatttttctctttaaatgatacattttctcagtttaaacatttgatatgtcatttatgttctattctgaataaaacaaggaattttgaaacttccacatcattgcattctgtttttatttacaatttgtactttgtcccaacttttttggaatcggggttgtattcttgGATATCATGATGTGCAGTAGAATGTGCTAGAGTCCCACTTGTCATGGAAATATCTGCAGAGATCCTGTACATTCTTAGGTTAGGCCCATCAGGTATGAACCTGTGATGGCTTCTAATGCCAGGCACCTTCTTTGCTGCTTTGTACCATTCTTCTTGGGCCTGTGATGCTTCTGCCACATCTTCCTTAGAGACGTACAAGAACTTGTACATCTCTACTTGGATTTCATGATGATGACGAACTTGGATTTCCCTGACAGCCCATTCATAGAGCACAATAGGCGACAGAATGTGGTTACTTATTGTAGCTTGGAGGCTTGCCCGAGCAGCAAGCCTTTTTATGGTACCCCCAATGCCATCGCATAGTGATTTGCCATGACTACATGCTTTATTTCAACCTAGAAGCCACTATAAAGACTATACTGTTTGAAGATTTAAAACCCTCCTGTGACCTTGAAAATAAGGTCAAGGTCACGTAGGTCATATGGGTCAAAAGGTCTTGTGAAAGTCTGTTAAATCATATCACAAAGTAAATGCAACTTGAAAAGGCCACTGAAATACAGGCCCAAATCTTCCCCGTTGGGGATACATGTAAATTGCCCCAAAAACAACGAACTTTGGCCTATAAAGTTAGTAAAATAGGTCACAGTGACCTAGTTTTTGGTGAGCTAGGTTGTAGTCACCCAAGGTATATTCAGGCCATATACAGTATGAGCCTCTTAGCTCTTACGGTGTCAAAACGTGCCCTGCTAACGtgcggacagatggatggacggacggacagacaaacGCCGGACTAAGCTATTTGAACAGCTTTGCTGCTGAAGTCAGCaaagcaaaaaataaattaccacaaGTTTAGATCCCAGATCATCATAATTAACAATTTATGCAAGGTCAAAGTTGGCTCAGAAGAGAAAATTAGCATTTTTTGTGCATAAATGATGCCAATATTTTTCTAAGAAGGAAAGATATTACATACataattattatatattatttGATATTATTAACCTactttaaa contains:
- the LOC132891339 gene encoding retinol dehydrogenase 7-like, with product MFLYIFGLLVLFYAYQWFRELKQVTNKSEKYVYITGCDTGFGNLLAKYLDKDGFHVIAGCYTEKGEVELKKACSARLSTVQLDVTDNNSINKAADIIKTLVGNKGLWAVVNNAGISQPSGPVDWMVIDDFKNMISVNLLGFIAVTLSVLPFIKKAKGCIVNISSVCGRICLQTAPYCVTKYGVEAFNDCLRLNMVPFGVKVLCIEPGFFKTNMADTSVLQNSFQKIWDRLPQDVRDDYGSDYIDQVKAKMADQIDDKLDGDLMKVVSCMAHAVSAVHPRTRYSAGWDAKFFWLPLSYIPSFISDAMLVKYSIKLKAFI